The Neobacillus sp. OS1-2 genome includes a window with the following:
- a CDS encoding SDR family NAD(P)-dependent oxidoreductase, with translation MGKLSGKYAIVTGGGKGIGESIVKRFLEDGMEGIAVLEYDVELVERLISTLGEISNKVLPIRCDVSNEAHVRTAVSQAVERFGTVDILVNNAGITRDSMFHKMADEAWDAVINVNLKGAYHLCKYVIPIMRNQSYGRIVNISSVSAFGNAGQANYAASKAGLIGFSKTLAKEGGPKNITVNCVAPGYIETDMYHHVPEEIIAEHMKLIPLRRLGQPNEVASAVSFLSSDDASFISGHCLILSGGATT, from the coding sequence ATGGGGAAATTGTCAGGAAAATACGCGATTGTTACAGGAGGCGGGAAAGGGATCGGTGAATCAATCGTCAAACGCTTTTTGGAGGACGGTATGGAAGGCATAGCGGTACTCGAATATGATGTGGAGCTCGTGGAAAGATTGATTTCAACCCTCGGTGAAATCAGTAATAAGGTCTTGCCTATTAGGTGTGATGTATCCAACGAAGCACACGTAAGAACCGCTGTTTCCCAAGCTGTTGAACGGTTTGGCACGGTGGACATCCTCGTCAATAATGCTGGTATCACAAGGGACAGCATGTTCCACAAGATGGCGGATGAAGCTTGGGATGCTGTGATAAATGTGAATCTCAAGGGTGCCTACCACCTTTGTAAATACGTCATCCCGATTATGCGCAATCAGTCTTATGGAAGAATCGTTAATATCTCATCGGTTTCTGCCTTTGGTAATGCGGGTCAAGCGAATTACGCCGCCTCAAAAGCGGGATTGATTGGATTTTCAAAAACGCTGGCGAAGGAAGGCGGTCCCAAAAATATTACCGTGAACTGTGTTGCTCCCGGATATATTGAAACGGATATGTACCATCATGTTCCGGAAGAAATCATCGCTGAACATATGAAGCTGATCCCGTTAAGAAGGCTTGGACAACCAAATGAAGTCGCTAGTGCCGTATCCTTCCTCTCCAGTGATGATGCCAGTTTCATTTCGGGTCATTGCCTCATCTTAAGCGGTGGTGCTACAACTTGA
- a CDS encoding CoA transferase yields MSENNILQGIRVIDASTVLAAPLIANLLGDFGAEVIKIEQPGKGDQTRHFGEGTWKVTNRNKKAITLDFNQEKGVQLYYQLVSKADVVITNFRPETLRRWNIDYEDLVKVKENLVMIHFSAFGRNGPYAEKPGFARVAESFSGLTYMTGYPDRKPIFSGYPIADAMGGVYGAFSVMLALYHYKQTGEGQLIDLSLYEPLVRVMENYIVDYDLEGKIPERRGTFNPVVAPNDLYDTKDHKWIVIPASTQNIFERLMTAIGHPELVNDPRFLTNQLRVRNRDELDDYLHSFFSEHTLEYSRERLEKHGVAYSTVNSVADLYHDPHVQERENIISVFDYALNKDIKMQGIVPKFSKTPGQVKWAGAPLGWHNNEIYQGLLNLSDDDFHHLVQLGVI; encoded by the coding sequence TTGTCAGAAAATAATATTTTACAAGGAATTCGGGTAATCGATGCATCTACAGTCTTGGCAGCACCTTTAATAGCCAACTTGCTTGGTGATTTCGGAGCTGAAGTGATTAAGATTGAGCAACCAGGGAAAGGGGATCAAACCCGTCATTTTGGAGAAGGCACGTGGAAGGTGACCAATAGAAACAAAAAAGCGATTACGCTAGATTTTAACCAAGAAAAAGGTGTTCAACTCTATTATCAACTCGTCTCCAAGGCAGATGTGGTGATTACCAATTTCAGGCCTGAAACGTTAAGAAGATGGAACATTGATTACGAGGATTTAGTAAAAGTAAAAGAAAATCTGGTCATGATTCATTTCTCGGCATTTGGAAGAAATGGACCATATGCTGAAAAGCCAGGATTTGCTAGGGTGGCTGAATCGTTCTCAGGATTAACCTACATGACTGGTTACCCAGATCGGAAGCCCATTTTTTCAGGTTATCCCATCGCCGATGCAATGGGAGGGGTTTATGGCGCATTTTCAGTCATGCTAGCCCTTTATCACTATAAGCAGACAGGAGAAGGTCAACTAATTGATTTATCCTTATATGAACCGCTGGTACGAGTGATGGAGAACTACATCGTGGATTATGATCTTGAGGGGAAAATTCCTGAACGGAGAGGGACGTTTAATCCTGTTGTTGCCCCAAATGATCTATATGATACAAAAGATCATAAATGGATTGTCATACCCGCATCGACCCAAAATATTTTTGAAAGGTTAATGACCGCCATCGGACATCCAGAATTAGTGAATGATCCAAGATTTCTTACCAATCAATTACGAGTAAGAAATCGCGATGAATTGGACGACTATCTCCATTCATTCTTTTCGGAACACACACTTGAATATTCACGCGAACGCTTGGAAAAGCACGGAGTTGCTTATTCAACCGTAAATTCAGTTGCTGACCTGTATCATGATCCCCATGTGCAAGAAAGAGAGAATATTATTTCAGTTTTTGATTATGCCCTTAATAAGGATATAAAAATGCAGGGGATCGTACCCAAGTTTTCAAAGACACCAGGGCAAGTCAAATGGGCTGGGGCTCCTTTAGGGTGGCATAATAACGAGATTTATCAAGGCTTACTCAATCTATCTGATGATGACTTTCATCACTTGGTACAACTTGGTGTCATCTAA
- a CDS encoding ABC transporter permease — protein MSFKTIFKRLMAERLAFASFIFLALLTVIAILAPFIAPYEPFKQDLSQVMSQPSAKHWLGTDGLGSDIFSQLLVGSQTAIKAALFSIMIPLFIGVPLGILSGYFGGMIDDIFMRIVDAIIAIPAIILALGITSALGVNLWNAMMAIGVVFTPQFARLARGQTLQIRSEPYVEAAKISGAGSVWIMVKHIIPNISPPIVVQASFNLSIAILIETTLSFLGLGAQPPDVSWGSLIQQGYSLIDVNPWMMVYPGIAILFTILAGNFLGDGLRVALDPKQKTS, from the coding sequence ATGAGTTTTAAAACAATCTTTAAACGATTAATGGCCGAAAGACTTGCCTTTGCCAGTTTTATCTTTCTCGCTCTTCTTACCGTTATCGCCATTCTGGCACCATTTATTGCACCATACGAGCCTTTCAAACAAGATTTATCACAGGTCATGTCGCAGCCAAGTGCTAAGCATTGGCTGGGTACAGACGGATTGGGATCTGATATTTTTAGTCAACTGCTAGTAGGTTCACAGACGGCAATTAAGGCAGCCTTGTTCTCGATTATGATTCCCCTTTTTATTGGAGTACCTTTGGGGATTTTAAGCGGGTATTTTGGCGGGATGATCGATGATATTTTTATGCGGATTGTAGATGCGATCATTGCCATTCCAGCCATTATCCTTGCTTTGGGCATTACAAGCGCCTTAGGTGTTAACCTTTGGAATGCGATGATGGCGATTGGGGTTGTCTTTACCCCGCAATTTGCCAGGCTGGCCAGAGGACAGACCCTGCAAATACGGTCAGAGCCATATGTGGAGGCGGCCAAAATTTCTGGGGCGGGGTCTGTATGGATAATGGTTAAACATATTATTCCAAATATCTCACCACCCATTGTTGTCCAAGCGTCCTTTAATCTCAGTATTGCGATACTGATTGAAACCACGCTAAGCTTTCTTGGTTTGGGCGCCCAGCCTCCTGATGTAAGCTGGGGGAGTTTGATTCAGCAAGGCTACAGCTTGATTGACGTGAATCCATGGATGATGGTTTACCCTGGGATTGCCATCCTGTTTACCATCTTGGCTGGGAATTTTCTCGGTGACGGTTTAAGGGTAGCGCTCGATCCAAAACAAAAAACATCGTAA
- a CDS encoding ABC transporter ATP-binding protein, protein MNADTPILEVHQLKAYIPSPKGEIKPVDDISFSIKKGEIVALVGESGSGKSVSSLSIMGLNAGAIKYRSESSILFEGRDILKLKEKELQKIRGNDIAMIFQDPMSSLNPVHPIGRQIAESIVLHKKVSYREAKKIALELLNKVGIPDAERRLNDYPHQLSGGMRQRAMIAIALACNPKLLIADEPTTALDVTIQLQILNLLREIQKEFGISILLITHDLGVVAETAERVLVMYCGKIVEEGTVEEIFENPGHPYTKGLVDSIPSLYGPSKDTLDAIPGVVPNPLELPNGCHFVTRCAFATEKCHEVSPALKKHSTGNRVSCWNPLTMEGVGGR, encoded by the coding sequence TTGAATGCAGATACACCAATACTGGAAGTCCATCAACTAAAAGCATACATTCCGTCCCCAAAAGGAGAGATTAAGCCTGTCGATGATATTTCTTTTTCCATTAAGAAAGGTGAGATTGTAGCCTTAGTGGGTGAATCAGGAAGTGGGAAGAGTGTTTCTTCTCTTTCTATTATGGGATTAAATGCTGGTGCCATCAAATATCGTTCGGAAAGCTCTATTCTGTTTGAAGGCCGAGATATCTTGAAATTAAAAGAAAAGGAATTACAAAAAATTCGTGGAAATGACATTGCGATGATTTTCCAGGATCCCATGTCTTCCCTGAATCCAGTCCACCCGATTGGGAGACAAATAGCCGAATCGATCGTTCTTCATAAAAAGGTAAGCTATCGAGAAGCGAAAAAAATAGCCCTTGAGCTGCTGAATAAAGTCGGTATTCCTGATGCGGAAAGGCGTCTCAATGATTACCCGCATCAATTATCCGGTGGAATGAGGCAAAGAGCCATGATTGCCATTGCGCTTGCCTGCAATCCGAAACTCCTCATCGCTGATGAACCGACAACGGCCCTTGACGTGACGATACAGTTGCAAATCTTAAATCTTTTACGAGAAATACAGAAGGAATTTGGCATTTCGATTCTATTAATCACACATGACCTTGGGGTGGTAGCTGAAACTGCTGAACGTGTGCTAGTCATGTATTGCGGGAAAATTGTCGAGGAAGGCACAGTGGAGGAAATCTTTGAAAATCCGGGACATCCGTATACAAAAGGGCTGGTGGATAGTATTCCATCATTATACGGGCCCTCAAAGGATACATTGGATGCGATTCCAGGGGTTGTGCCAAATCCGCTTGAACTGCCAAACGGCTGTCATTTCGTGACACGCTGTGCGTTTGCAACGGAAAAATGTCACGAAGTATCTCCTGCATTGAAAAAACATTCAACAGGGAACCGTGTTTCCTGTTGGAATCCACTCACCATGGAAGGGGTTGGGGGAAGATGA
- a CDS encoding carboxylesterase/lipase family protein, which yields MSVVLAKTRFGMVEGIREGEICIWKGIPYAAPPIHSLRFRAPQPPESWLGVREAKKFGPASLQSESLAMKFLGDSPTNTSEDCLYLNIWSPGSDTKRRPVMVWIHGGSFMYGSGSSHLYDGKSFAEQGNVVIVTLNYRLGVFGFLHLSDMGGEAYRGSGNCGLLDQVAALKWVKENIEAFGGDPNNITIFGESAGAVSVGNLLSMPIAKGLFHKAILQSGTARCKVPVEKANEMTEQLLSELQVNPKDLSELEKIPGETILKAINIFPRTAFGPVGDGINMPANPEKVLDEGFASDIPVLVGTNKDESLLFTHFDPMWEQMDQSTLQNFFELSFHPYWKNVSKYVWQGKEVNRSLYEDAMTHYVFTVPAYFFCASQARLGAPVWMYRFDYESSVSDGDLKAFHALEIPFVWNNLRNKETENMTGNDPHRYKLAEQMHLAWIAFAHHGDPNIAELPNWPKYDLENRATMLFHTTSEVVHDPERQKRLNWEQVFQNSK from the coding sequence ATGTCAGTGGTCTTAGCAAAAACCCGCTTTGGTATGGTGGAAGGGATACGCGAGGGAGAAATTTGCATTTGGAAAGGTATTCCTTATGCGGCACCACCGATTCATTCTCTCCGATTTCGTGCACCACAGCCACCAGAATCTTGGCTAGGGGTGAGGGAAGCTAAAAAGTTTGGTCCAGCATCACTTCAATCCGAAAGCCTCGCAATGAAGTTTTTAGGTGACTCGCCAACGAATACAAGTGAAGATTGTTTATATCTCAATATTTGGTCACCAGGTTCAGATACTAAACGGCGGCCTGTAATGGTTTGGATCCATGGAGGTTCATTTATGTATGGGTCTGGTTCAAGCCATTTATATGACGGAAAATCATTTGCGGAACAAGGAAATGTAGTTATCGTCACACTCAATTATCGTCTTGGTGTTTTTGGATTTCTTCATTTAAGTGATATGGGGGGTGAAGCCTATCGAGGTTCAGGAAACTGCGGACTCCTCGACCAAGTGGCTGCATTAAAATGGGTCAAAGAAAATATCGAAGCCTTTGGCGGAGATCCAAATAATATCACGATTTTTGGTGAATCTGCGGGAGCTGTCAGTGTGGGTAATCTTTTATCCATGCCAATTGCAAAAGGGCTTTTTCATAAAGCCATCCTGCAAAGTGGCACTGCTAGATGTAAGGTTCCCGTTGAAAAAGCAAATGAAATGACGGAACAACTTCTCTCAGAACTTCAGGTGAATCCAAAAGACCTGTCAGAATTAGAAAAGATTCCAGGAGAAACCATTTTAAAGGCTATTAACATCTTTCCACGAACGGCATTTGGCCCTGTTGGGGATGGAATAAACATGCCCGCCAATCCGGAAAAAGTCCTGGATGAAGGCTTTGCAAGCGATATTCCTGTATTAGTCGGTACAAATAAGGATGAATCACTCCTTTTTACCCATTTCGATCCCATGTGGGAACAAATGGATCAAAGTACATTGCAGAATTTTTTCGAACTTTCATTCCACCCCTATTGGAAGAATGTATCCAAATATGTATGGCAAGGTAAGGAGGTAAATCGGTCACTCTATGAAGATGCCATGACCCACTATGTATTTACAGTTCCAGCCTATTTTTTCTGTGCTAGTCAAGCAAGACTTGGGGCGCCTGTTTGGATGTACCGATTTGACTATGAAAGTAGTGTATCTGATGGAGATTTAAAGGCATTTCATGCACTTGAGATTCCTTTTGTCTGGAATAACCTCCGTAATAAAGAGACGGAGAATATGACAGGAAATGATCCTCATCGGTACAAACTAGCTGAACAGATGCACCTGGCATGGATTGCTTTTGCGCATCATGGTGATCCGAATATAGCGGAATTACCTAATTGGCCGAAATACGATCTGGAAAACAGAGCAACAATGCTTTTTCATACCACAAGTGAGGTTGTACATGATCCTGAGCGTCAAAAACGTTTGAACTGGGAACAAGTCTTTCAAAATAGTAAATAA
- a CDS encoding anthranilate phosphoribosyltransferase — translation MQQWIKEVARGKKGSKDLDYHQTKAAAQAIVNGEATDAQIAAYLTGLRLKTESTEELLAFVHVFQENCQKLNLANHQIIDLACPYNGRNSFTGTIPAAILLAESGLPVFLHSSDSLPPKYGITMKAVLEEMGINVSQSASSIENTMDKAGIGFASTEAYCPGLGRLRKIREEMGIRTLVNTVEKLLNISQAETLMMGAFHRTAINKIAPLFKELPYKNVYIVQGMEGSEDLPVHRNSFIFKLSSDGMESCIVKPEDYGLLVDEWNSSIQLSAKEQSDISLALLSGERSGALRYYYHQVLFNVGIRYHLFGISSSIEEGIDRAKEQLRTQKGLRQLGKWKASQS, via the coding sequence ATGCAACAATGGATTAAAGAGGTGGCTAGAGGGAAAAAGGGCTCCAAGGATTTAGACTATCATCAAACAAAAGCAGCAGCTCAGGCAATAGTGAATGGGGAAGCAACCGATGCTCAAATCGCTGCATACTTGACTGGTTTAAGGCTAAAGACAGAATCTACTGAAGAATTGCTAGCATTTGTCCATGTTTTTCAAGAGAATTGTCAAAAGCTAAATCTAGCAAACCATCAAATCATTGATTTAGCCTGTCCCTATAATGGACGGAATTCTTTTACTGGGACCATTCCTGCTGCGATATTACTAGCGGAATCTGGGCTCCCAGTTTTTCTACATAGCAGTGATTCACTTCCTCCCAAATACGGGATTACGATGAAAGCAGTCTTGGAAGAAATGGGGATCAATGTCTCCCAATCCGCTTCGTCGATAGAAAATACAATGGACAAAGCAGGAATTGGCTTTGCATCGACGGAAGCATACTGCCCCGGTCTTGGCAGGCTACGAAAAATTCGTGAGGAAATGGGGATCAGAACACTAGTAAATACAGTGGAAAAGCTATTAAATATTTCACAGGCAGAAACATTGATGATGGGGGCCTTTCATCGCACGGCTATTAATAAAATAGCACCACTGTTTAAAGAACTCCCTTATAAAAATGTTTACATTGTGCAAGGAATGGAAGGTTCAGAAGATTTACCTGTTCACCGGAATAGCTTTATTTTTAAACTATCAAGTGATGGAATGGAATCATGTATTGTAAAGCCTGAGGATTATGGATTGCTAGTAGACGAATGGAACAGCAGCATCCAATTATCGGCGAAAGAGCAGTCCGACATTTCGTTAGCGCTGCTGAGCGGCGAGCGATCAGGGGCACTGCGCTATTATTATCATCAAGTTCTTTTTAATGTCGGAATCCGTTATCATCTCTTTGGTATTTCTTCAAGCATTGAGGAAGGAATTGATAGGGCAAAAGAACAACTCAGAACACAAAAAGGGTTGCGTCAATTAGGAAAATGGAAAGCAAGCCAATCCTAG
- a CDS encoding ABC transporter substrate-binding protein has translation MPKLKKSFQAILLLLVALTMVLAGCNSSESSTSESSTSKGSTPSDNASKGEPQRGGAITVAYVADVTNFDPIKGTTGNDHSLLWPIYDTLVTFTPDLKPEPGLAESWDIPDDKTLILHLRKGVTFQDGTNFDAEAVKFNIERVNSADSQVSDLKSIESVEVVDEQTVKLHLAKPDSSVLLALTDRGGMMVSPAAVNKYGADYAQHPVGAGPFKVTNHVPNGQIDYEANKDYWKEGQPYLDKITVKVIPDANSQVNALKTGQVDFVPGVQAQMIPSLEKNPKVVLSTEQTLGLNMLYLKTNVEPFNNKAARLAVLYGIDRNEIINAINFGQGEATAQPFPKGYWAHDEGITIKYDPEKAKQLLKDAGLTNVSFTLVTYPIDYWTRLANAIKGQLEKVGITVKIEPLEANAAVQKFMTDKDTDALTGNWSGRPDPQMTINSLYSKDSFYNPGKLSTPELESLISEAAGTYEQDKRGELYGKIINEAIIQQGFSIPLFSGSITHAMDKKIKGFEPNLLGKPIFSQLWADQK, from the coding sequence ATGCCAAAATTAAAGAAAAGTTTTCAAGCTATCCTATTGCTTTTAGTTGCTTTGACGATGGTATTGGCAGGATGTAATAGTTCAGAAAGTTCGACCTCTGAAAGTTCAACCTCTAAAGGAAGTACCCCTTCAGACAATGCATCAAAAGGGGAGCCGCAAAGAGGTGGAGCCATTACGGTTGCATATGTGGCGGATGTTACAAACTTTGACCCTATTAAAGGTACGACGGGTAATGACCATTCATTGTTATGGCCAATATATGACACACTCGTTACATTCACCCCTGATTTGAAGCCTGAACCAGGGTTAGCTGAATCATGGGATATCCCAGATGACAAGACATTGATTCTTCATCTTAGAAAGGGCGTAACCTTCCAAGATGGGACGAACTTCGATGCAGAAGCAGTCAAATTTAATATTGAACGCGTCAATTCAGCCGATTCCCAGGTCAGTGATTTAAAGAGTATCGAAAGTGTGGAAGTTGTGGACGAACAGACAGTAAAACTTCATTTAGCTAAGCCTGATTCTTCTGTTTTGCTAGCCTTAACGGATCGCGGAGGAATGATGGTTTCTCCAGCAGCAGTAAATAAGTATGGGGCAGATTACGCGCAACATCCTGTAGGAGCTGGTCCATTCAAAGTGACTAATCATGTTCCAAACGGCCAGATTGACTACGAAGCAAATAAGGATTACTGGAAAGAGGGCCAGCCGTACCTTGATAAAATAACGGTAAAAGTCATTCCTGATGCCAATTCACAAGTCAATGCCTTGAAAACGGGTCAAGTTGATTTTGTCCCGGGAGTGCAAGCACAGATGATCCCTTCATTAGAGAAAAACCCTAAAGTGGTCTTAAGTACAGAACAAACTTTAGGTCTCAACATGCTTTATCTCAAAACGAATGTGGAACCGTTTAATAACAAAGCGGCCCGCTTAGCGGTATTATATGGAATTGATCGTAACGAAATCATTAATGCGATTAACTTTGGTCAAGGGGAAGCCACCGCTCAGCCATTCCCTAAAGGGTATTGGGCACATGACGAAGGGATCACCATCAAGTATGACCCTGAAAAAGCAAAGCAGCTCCTAAAGGATGCCGGTCTTACCAATGTTTCGTTCACGCTCGTAACGTATCCAATTGATTATTGGACGAGGTTAGCCAATGCCATTAAAGGACAACTGGAAAAAGTGGGCATAACCGTAAAGATCGAGCCATTAGAAGCAAATGCGGCTGTACAAAAGTTTATGACGGATAAAGACACGGATGCGCTGACAGGGAACTGGTCAGGACGGCCAGACCCACAAATGACGATTAATAGTTTGTACTCAAAAGATAGCTTTTATAATCCTGGAAAGCTTTCTACACCAGAATTGGAATCCCTCATTTCAGAAGCTGCCGGCACGTATGAACAGGATAAACGGGGAGAGCTGTATGGAAAAATCATTAACGAGGCGATCATCCAACAAGGATTCTCGATTCCACTATTCTCCGGGTCGATCACACATGCAATGGACAAGAAAATCAAGGGCTTTGAGCCAAACTTGTTAGGAAAGCCGATCTTCTCACAGCTTTGGGCAGATCAAAAATAA
- a CDS encoding ABC transporter permease yields the protein MFLKFLLRRLLYVIPMLFFTTFLVFSLILLIPGDPVLAMLGDSATHEKVIELRSQLGLDQPVILQYFHWLNHAIHGDLGRSIFTGQLVDEAIMHTLFVTIQLVVVGMIFAIAGGMFFAITSIYFPNSWMDYVARFFGTLGTAIPNFLVAMVLIILFSLTLNWFPAIGFTSITDGPGLFLKSIILPGFSMSLAGIAIITRHLRSSLMETMDAEFVRTAYSKGATRYRAIFKHALQNAMVPVITTIGLMFGNALGATVVVESIFAIPGMGQLAVNAIEQRDFTMVQGVVLVMIVMVIVINFITDIVYALLDPRIEY from the coding sequence ATGTTTTTGAAATTTCTGCTGCGCCGCCTGCTCTATGTTATCCCGATGCTGTTTTTTACCACCTTTTTGGTATTTTCGTTAATTTTATTAATACCAGGTGATCCAGTCCTCGCCATGCTTGGTGATAGTGCCACGCATGAAAAAGTGATAGAATTGCGCAGCCAATTAGGACTTGATCAACCTGTTATCCTCCAATATTTTCATTGGCTAAATCATGCGATTCATGGGGATTTAGGGAGATCCATTTTTACAGGTCAACTTGTGGATGAAGCTATCATGCATACTCTTTTTGTTACCATTCAACTAGTTGTGGTGGGAATGATTTTTGCCATTGCTGGCGGGATGTTTTTTGCTATTACCTCGATCTATTTCCCAAATAGCTGGATGGATTATGTGGCGCGTTTCTTTGGCACATTAGGGACAGCGATACCGAACTTTTTAGTTGCTATGGTCCTCATCATCCTTTTTAGCCTAACACTTAATTGGTTTCCGGCCATTGGCTTTACCAGTATTACAGATGGACCTGGATTGTTCTTAAAATCTATTATTCTCCCAGGCTTCTCCATGAGTTTGGCCGGGATTGCCATCATTACACGGCATTTGCGCTCCTCATTGATGGAAACAATGGATGCAGAATTTGTTCGTACGGCCTATTCAAAAGGGGCGACCCGTTATCGGGCTATATTTAAACATGCGCTCCAGAACGCTATGGTACCTGTTATCACAACGATTGGTCTCATGTTTGGCAACGCGTTAGGAGCAACTGTTGTTGTTGAAAGTATTTTTGCTATTCCAGGAATGGGGCAGCTTGCTGTCAATGCCATTGAACAGCGTGACTTCACAATGGTCCAGGGTGTTGTCCTTGTCATGATTGTGATGGTTATCGTCATTAACTTTATTACAGATATTGTTTATGCGCTGTTAGATCCAAGAATCGAATATTAG
- a CDS encoding oligopeptide/dipeptide ABC transporter ATP-binding protein: protein MTESQPLLTLKGIKKHFPVGSGLFGKKNQFVKAVDGIDLKIYPGETVGLVGESGCGKSTIGRMVVGLSEPTAGDIYFEGRKLSEYKSKKELGKNLQMIFQDSYSSLNPRMTVADIIAEPLVLHKVGTKKERRKRVDELLERVGLAAYHGSRYSIEFSGGQRQRIGIARSLALQPKLIVCDEPVSALDVSIQAQILNLLKEIQKDMGLSYLFIAHGIQAVKHISDKIAVMYLGKISEFAEKEELFANPHHPYTKALLSAVPIANPKLRDRERIILKGDLPSPANPPTGCRFHTRCPVAMEKCKSMNPSLIHTSKDSLTACLLYEEEVSVTNKMIM from the coding sequence ATGACAGAAAGTCAGCCGCTTTTGACACTGAAAGGCATCAAAAAACACTTTCCAGTTGGAAGTGGGCTCTTTGGTAAAAAAAATCAATTTGTAAAAGCTGTGGATGGTATCGACCTTAAAATTTATCCCGGTGAAACCGTGGGTTTGGTGGGAGAGTCTGGATGCGGGAAATCAACCATAGGAAGAATGGTTGTGGGGCTTTCAGAGCCGACAGCTGGGGACATCTATTTTGAAGGAAGGAAACTTTCTGAATATAAGAGCAAAAAAGAATTGGGGAAGAATCTGCAGATGATTTTCCAAGATTCCTATTCTTCGCTTAATCCCAGGATGACGGTTGCGGATATTATTGCTGAGCCTCTAGTACTTCATAAAGTGGGAACAAAAAAAGAACGAAGGAAAAGGGTCGATGAACTACTGGAAAGAGTAGGTCTGGCCGCCTATCATGGCAGCAGGTATTCGATTGAATTTTCAGGGGGACAAAGACAAAGAATAGGGATTGCCCGTTCCCTTGCCTTACAGCCAAAATTGATTGTCTGTGATGAGCCTGTCTCCGCACTGGACGTTTCCATCCAAGCGCAAATCTTAAATCTATTAAAAGAAATTCAAAAAGATATGGGCCTATCCTATCTATTTATCGCCCACGGGATTCAAGCTGTCAAGCATATCAGTGATAAAATAGCCGTCATGTATTTAGGCAAAATTTCAGAGTTTGCGGAGAAAGAGGAATTATTCGCAAACCCTCATCATCCATATACAAAGGCATTGTTATCAGCCGTACCGATCGCTAATCCCAAATTGCGGGACAGGGAGCGGATTATTCTAAAAGGAGACTTGCCAAGTCCTGCGAATCCTCCAACAGGCTGTCGTTTCCATACACGTTGTCCTGTAGCAATGGAAAAATGTAAGAGCATGAATCCAAGTCTAATCCATACCTCAAAAGATAGTCTGACTGCTTGTTTATTGTATGAGGAAGAAGTATCTGTGACAAATAAGATGATTATGTAA